The genomic window CTGTTTTCCACATACATTGGGCCCATATTCCGCTGTAACAGCCCATTATATTCGGTTTCAAGCATTCCCTCAGCCTTCAGTCATATTCAGCATCTTAGCATCTTAGTTATTCTACGAATCATTCAAAGGAACTCTTATCTACAATTCACACTAACCTTTTCCACAGCAGCAGGAAACTATAGTTTCCTATACATACAAAAAAACGCCAACCCATGCATCCCTGCATTCGTTGACGTCTTACTGAATCAGACTTACGTCCGGCGCATATACGCACGCACGGTAATCGGAGCAAAGACCGCCACAATCACAGCGGCTCCGATCAGGGAATAGACCAGATCACTGCCTACCGTTCCATGATTGACCAGTTCACGGACAGCAGTGACCAGATGCGAGATCGGATTGTTATTCACGAACCACTGAAGCCATTTCGGCATCGTCTCAACCGGCACGAAGGCATTCGAGAGGAAGGTTAGCGGGAATAACACGATCATAGAAATCCCCTGTACACTGGATGCCGTGCGGGCGATCACGCCGAAAAAGGCAAAGATCCAGCTGATGGCCCAGGAGCATCCGATGACCAGAACCGCCGCCAGGGCAACCCCGCCGATGCCGCCTTCCGGCCGCAAGCCCATGATGTAGCCCATTACGAAGGTGAGTACTGTAGCAATCGTGTAGCGTATAGTATCTGCAAGCAGTGCTCCTGCGAGAGGGGCAATCCGGGCAATCGGCAGCGATTTGAAGCGGTCGAACACCCCTTTCTCCATGTCCTCCCGCAGCTGGACACCGGTGACGACAGAGGTCGTGATTACGGTCTGCACCAAGATTCCCGGAATGATTACCGGCAGATAACTTGCCACATCACCGGCAATTGCCCCGCCGAAAATATACGTGAACATCAAGGTGAATATAATCGGCTGAAACGTGACGTCAAACAATTGCTCCGGTGTACGCCGGATCTTGAGCAGTCCTCTGTAGGCCATCGTAAAGGAATTTCGTACCGTCTGGCCGAAGCTGGTACGGTTTTTTAAATTACGGTCTACACCCGGCTTGATTAATGTACTCATGCTAATACTCCCTCCTTCTTCTGCGCGCTATCCGGGACAAGCCCCGCAGCTTCCTTGACGCCATAACCGGTCAAGGTCAGGAATACTTCATCCAGCGTCGGCTTCTGCACACTCATCTCAAGCAGCGGTATGCCTGCCTCACGAAGGGCGATCAGCAGGTCGGTTACCCGGTCCACGTTCCCCATCGGTGCGATAATTTTGGCTGCTTCTGCCGACAGGTTAGAGCGTCCCTGAAGCACCTGCTCCACAATCTGCCGCGCCTTCAGCAACTGCTGCGGATGGACCACCTTCAAGTGAAGCGAGGAGTTGCCCACCGAGCTCTTGAGTTCATCAACGGTTCCCTCTGCGACCACCTTACCGGTATCAATTACGGCAATCCGGTCCGCCAGTTGATCCGCTTCCTCCAGATATTGGGTCGTCAGCAGGACCGTCGATCCCGTATTCACCAGCCTGCGGATCGTCTCCCACATCTGATTGCGCGTCCGGGGATCAAGCCCCGTTGTCGGCTCATCCAGGAAGATAAGCGGCGGCTGCGCAATTAGACTGGCCGCCAGATCCAGCCGCCGGCGCATCCCTCCGGAGAAATTCTTCAGCGGGCGCTTCGCTGCTTCCGTCAAGCCGAATTCCTCCAGCAGCTCAGAAGCCTTGCTGCGTGACTCCGCACGGCCCAGGCCATGCAGCCTGGAGAAGATCACCAGGTTCTCCGTCGCGCTAAGCGATTCATCCACCGATGCATATTGACCCGTCACTCCAATTAACTGACGCACGATCTGCGGTTCTTTTGCCACATCATGTCCGAAGATACGCGCCGAACCTGCGTCAGGCCGGAGGAGGGTAGCCAGCATGCGAATTACGGTTGTCTTCCCGGCACCATTGGGACCCAGCACCCCATAGATCATTCCTGTGCCTACCTTGAGATCCACACCATCCACGGCCCGGTTGCTCCCGTAGATTTTGACCAATCCCTGCGCTTCAATGGCGTAGCTGCCGCCCTGCCCTGCTGCTTGTGTCTGCTTCATGTTTTATTCCTCCTTGATTGCTGAATCTATAAGGATAGTAACCGGCATATGTAAACTGAATTTAAACCTCCTTCTACTCTGCCCGGTTGCTGTTTCCCTATCCCATTAAACCAAAAATCCGATCCCTTGGGATCGGACTTGCGGAGTACGCTTGCAGGCGTACCTCTATATACAGTTCTCCTTAGTCATAGCCGCCTTCAGCTTCGGGCAATGCCTGGTACTCTTCTTTACCGGCTACGATGTCTGCGATGAAGGTCCGCAGCTCCAGCAGTTGCTCTGCATCTGCCGTAAGCTCACAATTCTCGCCGGACCAGGACCAGTTCCGTGTGAATCCGTTGACGGTGATCCTCCAGCTGTCCTCCTGATAAGGGACCACCGCACAGCCCTGCTTGAGAGGCACAAGCTCCAGCTTCCCCATGATGTGAATGGCTCTCATCCGCTCATAGATGCTGCGCATTTCATCTTCGGTCAGCATAATATCCGCTGTGGCCGTTCCGTTCATGATCAGATCTTTTACCACAGTATCCTGATACGTGTTGATCTCATTCTTGTTGACCTCCCCATACCCGTACCGGACGAGAAAATCGAAATCAGCAGGCATCTCTTCAGGCATCTCTCCCAATACCTCCGGCTGCTCCGGAGCGGGTTGTGCATCCTTATTCGTGCTACAGCCAGCAATGACCAGTGCAGCCAGCAGCAAGTAAAATATGTGCTTCAGGTTAGTCACCTCCACCTTAATCCGATAGCGCCCGCATGATGTTAGATTTCGCCTCTGCCGCAACCGCTTCATTTCCGTCATCGGCCGCTTGCATGAAGATCAGCATGGGGATGTATACCGCCATCAGCCGCGCCAGCAGCTTCGTGTCCTCGTCCGCTCCTCCGTACGTTTCGAAAAACACGCCGCGGGCGTACGGTGGTAAAAAGCTATAAGCAACGCTCAAATCGCAAGCCGGATGGCCTACGCTCAGATCACCCCAATCAATGATGCCGGAGACGATCCCGTTCTCATTCACAAGCATATTTTTGAAATGAAGATCGCCATGCAGCAGTACATTTACCTCCTCCACACGGTCCTGTTGCAGCCTGCTGATATACGCCTCGATCCTACCTGACTCCGCCGGCGATAGGTGTTCAACCAACTTCGATAGAAAGCCCTCCATTTTCACTTTGCGCGATGCGATGTCCGTCAAGCTCCGATGATCTTGCTGAACTCCGTACTTCAGCGCCGTATCGACCGGAAACTCATGCAATCTCCGCAAAAATTCCGCCAGCGTCTCTGCCGATAAAGCCCGGCGTTCTTCCGTCAAACCGACTGGAAACTCTCCTGGCACGTGGGCATAGCCAAGAAAGGGTGCCGGATATTCGTCACTTGCTTCGCCATAAAACAACGGTTTCGGATAGGGGATGGTCAAATAGGCCGCCAGCTTCGGCAGCAGCTTCCCTTCCATACGAATCGCGCCAACTGCAAACGTCCTTCTTGGAAACCGGAACACGTACTCGTCACCGATGAGAAAAACCGTATTGTCCCAGCCCCAGCCTAGTCGCTTCACTTGCTTCGATGACAGCTCTGGGAATTGCCTGCCGATCAGCGTCCGCGCCTGCTCTTCGTTAACCTCCCACTCCGCATCCCATACATTCGTTCCTCCCATGAATTGTCTTCCTCCTCGTTCATTATGTACTATAGTAACGCCAACCCTTGATTCCGGTAATCCCGGTGCGTGATGATATCCGGTTCAATATAGCCTAATCCTTCCTCTCAGCTAATTACCTGTTATGTATATCTGCCTTCCACCCAGCAAAAAGGCCGGGGCCACAGTCACCTGTGTCCGCCAGCCCAGTATATCATGTCTAACGCCATCTCTTCACCTCTGCCTAAGCGGCGCCCGGTCCCGCTGGATACTTGCACCATTAAGGTCGCTTAACTTCCCGCACCGGAATCCATATTTCACTTTTAAAAGCTAATGAGTCGGTATCCTTGCTTTCATTCCATAGAAGCTCCGGCCCCTCGACCTGCTCATAATTGGAAGAGGGGAACCATTCGGAATAGATCCGGCCCCAGATATTCTGAAGTGTGTCCGGAAACGGCCCCACTGCTTCGAATACAGCCCACGTAGACACAGGAACCTCAAGCTTGGCGTAGGATGGCGGAGCTTCCAGAGTGGTGGCAACACCAATATAATGATCCAGCTCCCCGCGTTCCTCCATCCGTCCTTTCGAGAAATTCACCGATGCGCTGATTATTCCCGCCGGAATGATATTCGACAGCCCCTTCAGCTCATCGATCATCTCCATATTCAGACTCTGCCACATGGCAGCGATCTCCGGGTTCACCCCGCTGAACTGGATGGCTACCCTTTTCTTGAGTCCAACGATTCGGAAGGCCTCTTTCTCCTCTATGCGGTAATTCATTTCACTGCCTCCTCTAATGGTTAATTGAAAGGTCATTCGAGGAAAGGCCTTCAGGGGTGTCCCTGCCGTTCTTGCTTCTGAAGGCGTTACGCCGTGAAGCTGCTGAAAGGCTTTGGTGAATGCATCCGGTGAAGTGTATCCATACTCCAGAGCAACATCAATAATGCGGTGCTGGCTCCCCTGCAGCTTGAAGGCAGCCAACGTAAGACGTCTGCGGCGGATATATTCGGAGAGCGGAATACCGGCCCGGAAGGAGAACATCCGTGTAAAATGATACTCCGAGCATAACGCGTAGCCTGCAGCCACTTTTACATCGATCTCGTCGTCCAGGTGCTCTTCAATGTAGAAGAGTGCAGCATTCATATCTTCCAGCAGGTTCATCGTATACCTCCCTTTCCTCCCCATCAGCTTAACAGCTCTGCCGGGGCAGCATCCGACAGTTCCTGCACCATATTAACGGGTACTTTCTTATTCAAGACAATCCGCAAATTTAGAGGCATAATGAAACATAGAATGTATACGAATAAGCGAGACAGGAAGTCCCCATTACGCGGCTAAAAAAGGAGGTTGCCATGAAGCTTCTCCCCAACTGCATCACGCTCAGCCGGATCGGGCTGGCTCTTCTGCTGCTGTACCTGAGGCCGCTGGGCACAGGCTTCACTGTAGTCTACCTCCTGTGCGGAATTACCGATATGCTGGATGGTCCGATTGCCCGAATGACCGGTACGGTTAGCAGCTTCGGTGCCAAGCTCGATTCCGTGGCCGATATGACGCTGGCTGGCACTGCACTCTATACCTTATATCCGTTCCTTGGTCTGACCCCCGGCCTCATCCTGTGGATCGTGCTGATAGCCGTCATCCGGGGAACCTCCATCCTGACCGCGCTGTGTAAATTCAGCACCTACGGCAGCATTCATACCTACGGGAACAAGCTGGCCGGATTGCTGCTATTCCTTACACCATTGCTGCTTCCCCATGTGAATCAGGCGATCTGGACAATAGCTGTATGCTCAGTAGCCACTCTATCTGCAATCGAGGAACTGATCCTGCTTCTGATCGCAAGTGAGCTGCAGTTGGACCGCAAGGGACTGTATGTGCGGCGCTGATCATCTCACTCCAGCCCCAAATACTCCCTAATCCCATCTATAACAGCGGAGGCCACGCTCTCCTGGAACACGGAGGTCCACATCTTCGCCTCGTCGCCGGGATTGGTTAGATACCCCAGCTCCAGCAGCACCGACGGCATTACCGTATCGCGCAGAACGAAGAAATTCCCCTTCTTCACGCCGCGGTCTTTAAGGCCGGTAGCTTGAATGACATGCTTATGTATCGTCTCGGCCCAAGCCAAGGATTCTTCATGATAATAAAAGGTTTCTGTACCCGAGGCCGATGCATCCTCATAGGTATTACCATGAATGGAGATGAACAAGTCTGCGGGCAGGTTATTGGCGAACTGGGGCCGGAATAGCTCTTGTGAGGAAATAAAAGCATCCCCGGTCCGGGTAAGCAGGATCTCAAGCTGCGGGTCCTGCTCCACCCTGGCAGCGATTTGCTCTGACAGGTTCAGATTAAACTCCTTCTCCAGGCGTCCGCTTACAGAGACTGCCCCGGGATCTTCGCCGCCGTGCCCCGGATCTACTACAACCTTATAGACCTTGCCCTGGTAGGGCTGGCTGCTGCGCTGCGGCTGACCGCCTGATCTGGCAGATGGTGCATGGAGAGCAGTATCCTCAGCCGGGCCCGCACTGAGGCTGGTACTGGCAATGTTCCCGCCTGATCCGCTGTCTGCCCCATTACTGCATGCCGCCAGTAACAGCAGGGTGAGCCATGCGGCAGCTATCAGGTACCTTTTCCTCATTCGGATGACTCCTTCCTGCTCATTTCAGGGGTGCTCTCCCGGACGGCCTTATCCGGTGAATTCAGCAGCACCAGCCCTCCGATGATAATCAGCAGACTGATGCCG from Paenibacillus sp. FSL H8-0048 includes these protein-coding regions:
- a CDS encoding ABC transporter permease, whose amino-acid sequence is MSTLIKPGVDRNLKNRTSFGQTVRNSFTMAYRGLLKIRRTPEQLFDVTFQPIIFTLMFTYIFGGAIAGDVASYLPVIIPGILVQTVITTSVVTGVQLREDMEKGVFDRFKSLPIARIAPLAGALLADTIRYTIATVLTFVMGYIMGLRPEGGIGGVALAAVLVIGCSWAISWIFAFFGVIARTASSVQGISMIVLFPLTFLSNAFVPVETMPKWLQWFVNNNPISHLVTAVRELVNHGTVGSDLVYSLIGAAVIVAVFAPITVRAYMRRT
- a CDS encoding ATP-binding cassette domain-containing protein; the encoded protein is MKQTQAAGQGGSYAIEAQGLVKIYGSNRAVDGVDLKVGTGMIYGVLGPNGAGKTTVIRMLATLLRPDAGSARIFGHDVAKEPQIVRQLIGVTGQYASVDESLSATENLVIFSRLHGLGRAESRSKASELLEEFGLTEAAKRPLKNFSGGMRRRLDLAASLIAQPPLIFLDEPTTGLDPRTRNQMWETIRRLVNTGSTVLLTTQYLEEADQLADRIAVIDTGKVVAEGTVDELKSSVGNSSLHLKVVHPQQLLKARQIVEQVLQGRSNLSAEAAKIIAPMGNVDRVTDLLIALREAGIPLLEMSVQKPTLDEVFLTLTGYGVKEAAGLVPDSAQKKEGVLA
- a CDS encoding phosphotransferase, with the translated sequence MGGTNVWDAEWEVNEEQARTLIGRQFPELSSKQVKRLGWGWDNTVFLIGDEYVFRFPRRTFAVGAIRMEGKLLPKLAAYLTIPYPKPLFYGEASDEYPAPFLGYAHVPGEFPVGLTEERRALSAETLAEFLRRLHEFPVDTALKYGVQQDHRSLTDIASRKVKMEGFLSKLVEHLSPAESGRIEAYISRLQQDRVEEVNVLLHGDLHFKNMLVNENGIVSGIIDWGDLSVGHPACDLSVAYSFLPPYARGVFFETYGGADEDTKLLARLMAVYIPMLIFMQAADDGNEAVAAEAKSNIMRALSD
- a CDS encoding AraC family transcriptional regulator, giving the protein MNLLEDMNAALFYIEEHLDDEIDVKVAAGYALCSEYHFTRMFSFRAGIPLSEYIRRRRLTLAAFKLQGSQHRIIDVALEYGYTSPDAFTKAFQQLHGVTPSEARTAGTPLKAFPRMTFQLTIRGGSEMNYRIEEKEAFRIVGLKKRVAIQFSGVNPEIAAMWQSLNMEMIDELKGLSNIIPAGIISASVNFSKGRMEERGELDHYIGVATTLEAPPSYAKLEVPVSTWAVFEAVGPFPDTLQNIWGRIYSEWFPSSNYEQVEGPELLWNESKDTDSLAFKSEIWIPVREVKRP
- a CDS encoding CDP-alcohol phosphatidyltransferase family protein, which codes for MKLLPNCITLSRIGLALLLLYLRPLGTGFTVVYLLCGITDMLDGPIARMTGTVSSFGAKLDSVADMTLAGTALYTLYPFLGLTPGLILWIVLIAVIRGTSILTALCKFSTYGSIHTYGNKLAGLLLFLTPLLLPHVNQAIWTIAVCSVATLSAIEELILLLIASELQLDRKGLYVRR
- a CDS encoding N-acetylmuramoyl-L-alanine amidase family protein encodes the protein MRKRYLIAAAWLTLLLLAACSNGADSGSGGNIASTSLSAGPAEDTALHAPSARSGGQPQRSSQPYQGKVYKVVVDPGHGGEDPGAVSVSGRLEKEFNLNLSEQIAARVEQDPQLEILLTRTGDAFISSQELFRPQFANNLPADLFISIHGNTYEDASASGTETFYYHEESLAWAETIHKHVIQATGLKDRGVKKGNFFVLRDTVMPSVLLELGYLTNPGDEAKMWTSVFQESVASAVIDGIREYLGLE